The Medicago truncatula cultivar Jemalong A17 chromosome 4, MtrunA17r5.0-ANR, whole genome shotgun sequence genome includes a region encoding these proteins:
- the LOC11445056 gene encoding NAC domain-containing protein 1 gives MESSASSELPPGFRFHPTDEELIVHYLCNQATSKPCPASIIPEVDIYKFDPWELPDKSEFEENEWYFFSPRERKYPNGVRPNRATLSGYWKATGTDKAIKSGSKQIGVKKSLVFYKGRPPKGVKTDWIMHEYRLIGSQKQTSKHIGSMRLDDWVLCRIYKKKHMGKTLQQKEDYSTHQFNDSIITNNDDGELEMMNLTRSCSLTYLLDMNYFGPILSDGSTLDFQINNSNIGIDPYVKPQPVEMTNHYEADSHSSITNQPIFVKQMHNYLA, from the exons ATGGAGAGTAGTGCAAGCTCTGAACTCCCTCCTGGCTTTAGATTTCATCCAACTGATGAGGAACTAATTGTGCATTACCTTTGTAATCAAGCTACATCAAAGCCATGCCCTGCATCTATCATACCAGAAGTTGATATCTATAAATTTGATCCATGGGAATTGCCTG ATAAATCTGAGTTTGAGGAAAATGAATGGTATTTCTTTAGCCCAAGAGAAAGAAAGTATCCAAATGGGGTGAGGCCTAATAGAGCAACTTTGTCTGGATATTGGAAAGCTACTGGCACAGACAAGGCAATCAAAAGTGGATCAAAGCAAATTGGTGTGAAGAAATCTTTGGTATTTTACAAAGGTAGACCACCAAAGGGTGTCAAAACTGATTGGATTATGCATGAGTACAGATTGATTGgatcacaaaaacaaactagCAAGCATATTGGATCCATGAGG CTAGATGACTGGGTTCTATGCAGGATCTATAAGAAGAAGCACATGGGAAAAACATTGCAGCAAAAAGAGGATTATTCAACACATCAATTTAATGATTCTATAATAACTAATAATGATGATGGTGAACTAGAAATGATGAACCTTACAAGGAGTTGTTCACTTActtatcttttggatatgaaTTACTTTGGTCCAATCTTATCTGATGGTTCAACTTTGGATTTTCAAATCAACAATTCCAATATTGGAATTGACCCCTATGTAAAACCTCAGCCTGTTGAAATGACCAACCATTATGAAGCAGATTCACATAGTAGCATCACCAATCAGCCAATATTTGTGAAACAAATGCATAATTATTTAGCATAA
- the LOC11445055 gene encoding nuclear/nucleolar GTPase 2, giving the protein MVKKRERSVNVSGKPKHSNDANRSNDTKNESRSAATVRRLKMYNTKPVRNRKGRVLYEPFQLPYLPSTRIKPDSQWFGNTRVVNQKELEFFREEMAKHGSSNYNVVINGKNLPMSLLNDYQKQSRVHLLDREPFLHAFGPKTKRKRPSLLASDYESLAKKADVSQDAFEDGNEADDGFRDLVRHTMFEKGQSKRIWGELYKVIDSSDVVVQVIDARDPQGTRCYHLEKHLKENCKHKHMVLLLNKCDLIPAWATKGWLRVLSKEYPTLAFHASINKSFGKGSLLSILRQFARLKSDKQAISVGFVGYPNVGKSSVINTLRTKNVCKVAPIPGETKVWQYITLTKRIFLIDCPGVVYHNNDSETDVVLKGVVRVTNLKDAADHIGEVLKRVKKEHLTRAYKIKEWVDENDFLLQLCKSSGKLLKGGEPDLMTAAKMILHDWQRGKIPFFVPPPRLEDLSKSEEPNVNGIDVDEANVNGIAVDEAVDHYQASAAIKAIANVLSSQQKQIVPVQGDLCNENELKGETADQLPNSEDDTDEDSDTFEQDPSTEVPSEQLTPAAGPNK; this is encoded by the exons ATggtgaagaagagagagagaagcgTGAACGTCTCCGGTAAACCAAAGCACTCTAATGACGCCAACCGCAGCAATGACACCAAAAACGAGTCACGCTCCGCCGCCACTGTTCGCCGTCTCAAGATGTACAATACCAAACCCGTCCGCAACCGTAAGGGCCGTGTCTTATACGAGCCGTTTCAACTCCCATACCTTCCATCCACGAGAATCAAACCCGATAGTCAATGGTTCGGGAATACTCGTGTTGTGAATCAGAAAGAGCTCGAGTTTTTTAGAGAAGAAATGGCGAAGCATGGTTCCagtaattataatgttgttatCAATGGGAAGAATTTGCCCATGTCGCTTCTCAATGATTACCAGAAGCAATCTAGGGTTCACCTTCTTGATAGAGAGCCTTTTCTGCATGCGTTTGGACCTAAGACTAAAAGAAAACGTCCAAGCCTTTTGGCTTCTGATTATGAGTCTTTAGCTAAAAAAGCTGATGTTTCTCAAGATGCTTTTGAAGATGGCAATGAAGCTGATGATGGATTTAGAGATTTAGTGCGACATACCATGTTTGAAAAGGGTCAAAGCAAACGCATATGGGGTGAGCTCTACAAGGTGATAGATTCTTCAGATGTTGTTGTGCAGGTTATAGATGCAAGGGATCCACAAGGTACAAGATGTTACCATTTAGAGAAGCATTTGAAAGAAAACTGCAAGCACAAACACATGGTGCTTTTGTTGAACAAGTGTGATCTAATTCCTGCTTGGGCAACAAAAGGATGGCTTAGGGTTTTGTCAAAGGAATATCCAACTCTAGCATTCCATGCAAGCATTAATAAGTCTTTTGGAAAGGGTTCGCTTCTATCGATTTTGAGACAATTTGCAAGATTGAAAAGCGATAAACAAGCAATATCTGTTGGTTTTGTTGGATATCCAAATGTTGGGAAGTCATCTGTGATCAATACATTGCGTACGAAGAATGTTTGCAAG GTTGCTCCAATTCCAGGGGAAACAAAAGTTTGGCAGTATATAACCCTTACAAAGAGGatctttttgattgattgtCCAGGAGTTGTCTACCACAACAATGACTCTGAAACAGATGTTGTGCTGAAGGGTGTGGTACGTGTAACAAACTTGAAAGATGCTGCTGATCATATAGGCGAGGTTCTGAAACGTGTGAAGAAGGAGCACTTGACAAGAgcctataaaataaaagagtggGTTGATGAAAATGACTTCCTACTTCAGCTTTGCAAATCATCTGGCAAACTCCTTAAGGGTGGTGAACCTGACCTTATGACTGCAGCGAAGATGATACTTCATGACTGGCAGAGGGGTAAAATTCCCTTTTTTGTTCCTCCTCCACGGCTGGAAGACTTGTCCAAGTCCGAGGAGCCTAATGTTAATGGCATTGATGTTGATGAGGCTAATGTTAATGGCATTGCTGTTGATGAGGCAGTTGACCATTACCAGGCATCTGCTGCCATTAAAGCTATTGCAAATGTTCTTTCGTCGCAGCAGAAACAAATTGTGCCAGTTCAAGGTGATTTGTGTAATGAGAATGAGTTAAAGGGAGAAACTGCTGACCAACTTCCAAACTCGGAGGATGATACAGATGAAGATAGCGACACATTTGAGCAGGATCCATCCACTGAGGTTCCATCTGAACAGCTTACTCCTGCAGCTGGTCCCAACAAATGA
- the LOC11446296 gene encoding methyltransferase FGSG_00040, whose amino-acid sequence MLQQFQNQTHTKTELKMATTTTSEEEEYMQNLRSKATELFIREEWTNAIETYSHFITLCTHHLSVPHPNPLHHQKLHKSLCISLCNRAEAKSKLREFNSALEDCDHALQIDATHFKSLVCKGKILLCLNRYSMALNCFKTAMLGNQASGNCEMLVGFVEKCKKFEFLSRSGTMDLSDWVLNGFPGKAPELAEFIGAVEIRKSEISGRGVFTTKNVDAGSLILVTKAVAMERSILGGKDLSEDTQLVMWKNFIDKVVDFVKKCHKTRNLIGKLSIGENEDELDVPDVDLFRPENVGEVNSNEDVEIDMVKLLAILDVNSLTEDAVSANVLRKNNDCYGVGLWLLPSFVNHSCCPNARRLHVGDYLIVHASRDLKAGEEITFAYLDPLSPLNKRKELSVTWGILCKCKRCKFEGEFLLSKQEVKEIEIGIERGMDVGGLVYKLEEQMKRWKVRGKEKGYLRASFWSLYSEAYGSERCMKRWGRRIPALDAVVDSITDVVGGDHRVLKILMEELKRKGGGSGGGNLEMEKVFKLAREVYGKVVKKQAMRTLLELCIAAE is encoded by the coding sequence ATGTTACAACAGTttcaaaaccaaacacacacaaaaactGAACTAAAAAtggcaacaacaacaacatctgaAGAAGAAGAGTACATGCAAAACCTCAGATCCAAAGCAACAGAGCTTTTCATCAGAGAAGAATGGACCAATGCTATTGAAACATATTCCCATTTCATTACTCTTTGCACCCACCATCTTTCTGTTCCACACCCCAACCCACTTCACCATCAAAAGCTTCATAAATCACTTTGCATTTCCCTCTGCAACCGGGCCGAAGCAAAATCAAAACTCCGCGAATTCAACTCGGCTTTAGAAGACTGTGATCATGCTCTACAAATTGATGCAACACATTTCAAGAGTCTTGTTTGTAAAGGTAAGATTTTGCTTTGTCTTAATAGATATTCTATGGCTTTGAATTGCTTCAAAACAGCTATGCTTGGGAATCAGGCAAGTGGGAACTGTGAAATGCTTGTTGGGTTTgttgaaaaatgtaaaaagtttgaatttttatcgaGGAGTGGAACGATGGATCTTTCTGATTGGGTTTTGAATGGGTTTCCTGGTAAGGCTCCTGAGCTTGCTGAATTTATTGGTGCTGTTGAGATTAGAAAATCTGAGATTAGTGGGCGGGGGGTTTTCACTACTAAGAATGTTGATGCTGGGTCTTTGATTTTGGTTACTAAGGCGGTTGCGATGGAGAGGAGTATTTTGGGAGGTAAAGATTTGAGTGAGGATACTCAGTTAGTTATGTGGAAGAATTTTATTGATAAAgttgttgattttgttaaaaagtGTCACAAGACTAGGAATTTGATTGGTAAATTGTCAATTGGGGAAAATGAGGATGAACTTGATGTCCCTGATGTTGATCTGTTTAGGCCTGAGAATGTTGGTGAGGTGAATTCAAATGAGGATGTTGAGATTGATATGGTTAAGTTGTTGGCTATATTGGATGTTAATTCTCTCACTGAGGATGCAGTTTCAGCTAATGTTTTGAGGAAGAACAACGATTGTTATGGTGTTGGGCTATGGTTGCTTCCGTCATTTGTAAATCACTCGTGTTGTCCTAATGCGAGGCGGTTGCATGTTGGGGATTATTTGATAGTTCATGCTTCAAGAGATTTGAAAGCTGGTGAAGAGATAACTTTTGCTTATCTTGATCCACTTTCTCCCTTGAATAAGAGAAAAGAATTGTCTGTGACATGGGGGATTCTTTGCAAGTGTAAGAGGTGTAAGTTTGAGGGGGAATTCTTGTTATCCAAGCAAGAAGTGAAGGAGATTGAGATTGGTATTGAAAGAGGGATGGATGTAGGTGGTTTGGTGTATAAGCTTGAGGAACAAATGAAGAGATGGAAGGTTAGGGGGAAAGAGAAGGGATACTTGAGGGCTTCATTTTGGTCTTTATATTCAGAGGCTTATGGTTCGGAGAGGTGTATGAAAAGATGGGGAAGGAGAATTCCAGCATTGGATGCAGTGGTTGATAGCATTACAGATGTAGTGGGAGGTGATCATAGGGTGCTTAAGATTCTGATGGAGGAATTGAAGAGAAAAGGCGGTGGCAGTGGTGGTGGAAATTTGGAGATGGAGAAAGTTTTCAAGTTAGCAAGAGAAGTATATGGGAAGGTAGTGAAAAAGCAAGCAATGAGGACACTGCTTGAACTTTGCATTGCTGCTGAATGA
- the LOC11443923 gene encoding anaphase-promoting complex subunit 2 — translation MEDSHSSLFNIGILDALTQDQLHEILESYNLFCKATQSLLGGAGDLSYGAEFVSHVYTLCKHGLESLVRDHFLKVLEETFERNGSSRFWRHFVPYADLVGLNKNGDVNIDEDEIESVLCNALEEISLEKQYQEKCLLILVHALQSFKDQTSEERHNFEAERNYLTSKYQWTVSSVLMATLPRVFPAILHWYFKRRLEELSTVMDGEFTDDVSQNKDDMDLDEKGKICKDGEMDVDECYSDHRFSENSKLVKNIGKVVLDLRSLGFTSMAEDAYASAIFLLLKAKVYDVAGDDFRSSVLQSIQSWIQAVPLQFLHALLVYLGDSVSYESTSSGLKSPLAPKSSSCCPGIDTPSESLVRWKLRMEYFAYETLQDLRIAKLFEIIVDYPDSSPAIEDLKLCLEYTGQHSKLVESFISALRYRLLTAGASTNDILHQYVSTIKALRTIDPAGVFLEAVGEPIRDYLRGRRDTIKCIVTMLTDGTGGNSSASGNPGDSLLEELNRDEEIQENFGIDDDFNTDDRQAWINATRWQPDPVEADPLKGSRNQRKVDILGMIVGIIGSKDQLVHEYRTMLAEKLLNKSDYDIDSEIRTLELLKIHFGESSLQKCEIMLNDLIGSKRVNTNIKATISQPPQTSVEVEDNAISMDKVAATIISSNFWPPIQDEPLNLPEPVDKLLSDYAKRFSEVKTPRKLQWKKSLGTVKLELQFEDREMQFTVAPVLASIIMKFQDQMSWTSKDLAAAIGIPVDVLNRRINFWISKGVIAESSGGDSSDHVYTIMENMAETSRNGGGSGNAQELLGGDDEEDRSVASVENQLRKEMTVYEKFILGMLTNFGSMTLDRIHNTLKMFCIADPPYDKSLHQLQSFLSGLVSEEKLELRDGVYFLKK, via the exons ATGGAGGATTCTCACTCATCACTGTTCAACATAGGAATCCTAGACGCACTCACCCAAGACCAACTTCACGAAATCCTCGAAAGCTACAACCTCTTCTGTAAAGCCACACAATCTCTTCTCGGCGGTGCCGGCGACCTTTCATACGGTGCTGAATTTGTTTCTCACGTTTACACCCTTTGTAAACACGGTCTTGAATCACTCGTTCGTGATCACTTTCTCAAAGTCTTAGAG GAAACTTTTGAACGAAACGGGTCATCGAGGTTTTGGCGGCATTTTGTTCCTTATGCTGATTTAGTTGGTTTGAACAAGAATGGTGATGTCAAT ATTGATGAGGATGAGATTGAGAGTGTGCTGTGTAATGCTTTGGAAGAAATCTCTTTGGAGAAACAGTACCAGGAGAAGTGTCTGTTAATTTTGGTCCATGCTTTACAATCTTTCAAGGATCAAACGTCAGAGGAAAGGCATAATTTTGAAGCAGAAAGGAATTACCTTACCTCTAAGTACCAATGGACTGTCTCTTCCGTGCTTATGGCTACACTTCCTCGCGTTTTCCCTG CTATATTGCACTGGTATTTTAAAAGAAGGCTGGAGGAGTTAAGTACAGTCATGGATGGGGAGTTCACTGATGATGTATCTCAAAATAAGGATGACATGGATTtagatgaaaaaggaaaaatatgcaAGGATGGTGAGATGGATGTTGATGAGTGCTATAGCGACCATCGATTCTCAGAAAACAGTAAACTGGTGAAGAACATTGGAAAAGTTGTTCTTGATCTCAGAAGTCTTGGATTTACTTCAATGGCTGAAGATGCATATGCTTCTGCTATATTTTTACTACTAAAG GCAAAAGTATATGATGTAGCGGGAGATGACTTTAGGAGTTCTGTCTTGCAATCTATTCAAAGCTGGATACAG GCTGTTCCTCTCCAGTTTCTCCATGCCCTTCTTGTCTATCTTGGTGACTCTGTTAGCTACGAAAGTACTTCATCAGGTCTCAAATCACCTTTAGCCCCAAAATCATCGTCATGCTGTCCTGGAATTGATACTCCCTCTGAAAGTCTTGTCCGATGGAAGTTGCGGATGGAATATTTTGCTTATGAAACACTGCAAGATTTAAGGATAGCCAAATTATTTGAGATAATCGTTGATTATCCCGATAG CTCTCCTGCAATTGAAGACTTAAAACTTTGTCTTGAATACACCGGACAACATTCAAAGCTGGTGGAGTCATTTATTTCTGCACTGCGTTATCGCCTTCTTACTGCAGGCGCATCAACCAATGATATATTACACCAATACGTTTCTACCATTAAAGCCCTAAGAACGATAGATCCTGCTGGTGTTTTTCTTGAGGCAGTTGGTGAACCAATAAGGGATTACTTAAGAGGAAGGAGAGATACAATAAAATGCATAGTGACCATGTTGACAGATGGGACTGGGGGAAATTCAAGTGCATCTGGAAATCCTGGAGATAGCCTTCTTGAAGAGTTGAACAGAGATGAAGAAATTCAAGAGAATTTTggtattgatgatgattttaaCACTGATGATAGGCAAGCATGGATCAATGCCACACG ATGGCAACCTGATCCTGTAGAAGCAGATCCATTGAAGGGAAGCAGAAACCAAAGAAAGGTTGACATACTTGGAATGATTGTCGGCATAATTGGTTCAAAAGATCAATTAGTTCATGAATATCGAACTATGCTTGCTGAGAAACTTCTAAATAAATCTGATTATGATATTGACTCAGAGATACGTACTCTAGAACTCCTTAAG ATACACTTCGGAGAGAGCAGCCTACAAAAATGCGAGATTATGCTCAATGATCTAATTGGCTCAAAGAGAGTCAACACTAACATTAAAGCTACCATAAGTCAGCCACCTCAGACAA GTGTGGAGGTTGAAGACAATGCAATTTCCATGGATAAAGTAGCCGCCACTATCATATCTTCTAATTTCTGGCCTCCGATACAG GATGAGCCCCTTAACCTGCCTGAACCTGTTGACAAGCTTCTCTCCGATTATGCAAAGAGATTTAGTGAAGTCAAAACACCCCGTAAGCTTCAGTGGAAAAAAAGTCTTGGGACTGTCAAG CTGGAGTTGCAGTTTGAAGATAGGGAAATGCAATTCACCGTAGCCCCTGTTCTTGCAtctattattatgaaatttcaAGATCAAATGAG TTGGACCTCTAAAGACCTTGCAGCTGCTATTGGGATACCTGTCGATGTATTAAATAGGAGAATAAATTTTTGGATAAGCAAG GGGGTCATTGCAGAGTCGTCGGGGGGAGATTCCTCTGACCATGTATACACTATTATGGAAAACATGGCTGAGACAAGTAGGAATGGAGGCGGCAGTGGCAATGCTCAGGAACTTCTTGGAGGCGATGATGAGGAAGACAGATCTGTGGCCTCGGTAGAAAATCAACTTCGGAAGGAGATGACTGTGTATGAG AAATTTATCTTAGGGATGCTCACAAACTTTGGTAGCATGACATTAGATCGCATTCACAATACTCTCAAG ATGTTTTGCATTGCTGATCCCCCTTATGATAAATCACTTCATCAACTACAAAGCTTTTTATCTGGGCTAGTATCTGAGGAGAAGTTAGAACTTCGGGATGGAGTGTACTTTCTAAAGAAGTAG
- the LOC120579973 gene encoding DNA topoisomerase 3-alpha, whose protein sequence is MTGMPRYRSSTPYPPNPSLVQRMLNDTCFKCKQQGHWSMYCPNNNNNHSPVLSSNKQIHCRCGHGFCDVKISNSERNKGRLYFACPIKRGAPCSTFVKWCDDERDLEPSLVKYPKCKCVIIPVILGETIRV, encoded by the exons ATGACCGGTATGCCGAGATACCGGTCATCCACTCCTTACCCTCCAAATCCAAGCCTTGTTCAACGTATGCTAAATGATACATGCTTCAAATGTAAACAACAAGGTCACTGGTCTATGTATTGTcctaacaacaacaataaccatTCACCGGTTTTGTCTTCCAACAAGCAAATACACTGTCGTTGCGGTCACGGTTTCTGTGATGTTAAAATCTCTAATAGTGAAAGAAACAAAGGGAGGTTGTACTTTGCATGTCCTATCAAAAGG gGTGCACCTTGTAGTACTTTTGTGAAGTGGTGTGATGATGAGAGGGATTTGGAGCCTTCTTTGGTTAAGTATCCTAAGTGTAAATGTGTCATCATACCGGTCATATTAGGAGAAACTATCCGAGTATAA